ATAAATCTGCATATTTTTAAAGCACCATGAGCGGAAAGAAAACCGCAGTGAATCCCAACATCAATAAAATATGGGGGAGATTGGACTTCAGGAAACGCTTGGTGATCGCAAATAGAATATAAACGCTAAAAGCAAAAGACCACAATAGCACCGCACCTTGTAGGAAGTTCGCCACATCCAAACTCCAGGTTAGCGTTGGCAACAAGTTACCACTCAAACCCAAACTCCGCGCCAAAGTCGGCAATAGTGTTCCCGACTCGGTAATCGCTGTGGGAATATAGTAAGCGAGGTTCGCACCTAGAGTGAGGGGCAAATAGGCATAGACCACCTTTAAATAGTTGGGGAACTCCTGTTGTCCTATGGGAAAGACCAAACGCATCCACAACCGAGTTAATTGCTGAACGCCATAGGTAAAAACAAAGGGAAGGCTTAACAGCAGGGAGACCACTGGCAAAGAAACGAGCAAATGTTGGGAATCTAAGGGAATATCTCCCCAACCGAACCAGCTAAGCAATTTATTGCCTTCGTGCATAAATACACCGCCCAGCAATAACAGCAGTAACGCTGCTTCCGCCCAAAATGGCTGGTGACCTTCGAGCAAATCCGCTGCCGGAAAGCGCAGATTTAACTGCACCGAACGATTGGGACACGCCTTCAGACAAGTCATGCAGAACATACAATCTCGATTATCTTTTAATTGCGCTGGATGAGAATAAAGGGGACAACCTCCCGTTGCTTGTCCTTCTGTGGGCAGGGGGTCGGAAAAATTGACAGGCGTTTCCTCACTGCCTTTGTAGCAGCCAAAGGTATTGCATTGACTGCCACAGACTTGTTGGGTCGATCGCAGTTCAATCATCGAGAGCTTGGCAAATAAGCCGTTCATCCCGCCAATGGGACACAGATAGCGACACCACAAGCGACGTTCATAAATCAAACTAAAGATAATCGCACCAGCAGTGATAATCATTAATAGCCAAGCGGAGAGATAAGCAGTGTGGGGCAAATCCCACAGTTTCTCCCAGATGTAAATGGCGACAAATCCCCCCCATAGCCACCAAGCGCCCCAACGATTCAGTGCCTTAGTGTTCCAAGGTTTGAGGGAACGGGGAAAAATCCATAAGGAGAGTTTTC
This genomic stretch from Cyanobacteria bacterium GSL.Bin1 harbors:
- a CDS encoding 4Fe-4S binding protein; protein product: RQLSVRLILIAPQKISLPDIDHHSIKLPPLSQRKADISDFARYFVQKFSQERDREQLELDQADLRRLISYDYPGNIAELAAILKRAVAMTPPGQTVIPEQVLWSVESQKNSFRIDLLNLIPGLRRFLLSHWWPHRTWVLMMLAFIPVTIMGFIGLQDRGDSITLHLFWAWWWPFYLLLFPILGRLWCSVCPFMITAEWLRKLSLWIFPRSLKPWNTKALNRWGAWWLWGGFVAIYIWEKLWDLPHTAYLSAWLLMIITAGAIIFSLIYERRLWCRYLCPIGGMNGLFAKLSMIELRSTQQVCGSQCNTFGCYKGSEETPVNFSDPLPTEGQATGGCPLYSHPAQLKDNRDCMFCMTCLKACPNRSVQLNLRFPAADLLEGHQPFWAEAALLLLLLGGVFMHEGNKLLSWFGWGDIPLDSQHLLVSLPVVSLLLSLPFVFTYGVQQLTRLWMRLVFPIGQQEFPNYLKVVYAYLPLTLGANLAYYIPTAITESGTLLPTLARSLGLSGNLLPTLTWSLDVANFLQGAVLLWSFAFSVYILFAITKRFLKSNLPHILLMLGFTAVFFPLMVL